The sequence below is a genomic window from Scophthalmus maximus strain ysfricsl-2021 chromosome 19, ASM2237912v1, whole genome shotgun sequence.
ttttttctatacacggataattatttttttgtagaaaaataaaaaagtaaaaaaggggaaaacttGGTTAAAGTCAGTTGGGGAAGTTTTTTCTAGAAAAGAATCGAGCAGCGCTTCCACTCTTTCGAAACCTTTGCTGACGCAAATAGAGCAATGATTCAGGATCAGCTTCCATCAGCACTGAGGCAGTGGGAGCTCGTGTGTGTGCTGATCTCCGTGTGGTACAGTGTTCACCTTTTGTCTGTGCGTGAATTTGTGTTGCAGTAGTCCCTGCAACACAGGGAAGTTTTTCCAAATCATCGTCGGGTTATTTCTGacacaaaatcaaagaaaatggaaaaatgtaatcatgtgATAAAAATAACACCTGTGGAATGATTTCATTACAGCTAATTCAAATTTGTATTACCTTTTATATTTACTTCAAAGTCACAAACTGTATTGTGTGATACAAAATTACTAATTAGTAgtttaaaaaattacatttcctaTTTTTTACGAACCAAATCCACCCCggtcatgtatatatatatatatatatatatatatatatatatatatatatatatattatatgtgtatgtaaattccaaaaatgaaatagatattttttatttatcttttatattGTATAACGGAGTCGCACAAAATTCACATTGTTACTTTGAAGTAAGGACTTCCAACTCCACTCCGTTGATTTTGTGCCATAAAGATTATTCTTCAAAAATCAGATgaggcacaaagaaaaaaaaaaaatctgtgtccaACACAGGACATGAACTGAAAAAGGCTTCACTCCAAAGAgcgtgagaggaggaaacactcGGTGCGCagaccaaaaaacaaagagagaatcaAATGTGAGTCACCGAATGATTTGTCCAATCTCGTCCTCCAGGAGTGAAAAGTGCTGGAAGCTttgaaacatctttttttccaaatcagtGTTGTGATAAAGAAAGTGGGAAAAGTGGATGTAGACTGAAATCACACGTGTGCCTCTGCAGATTTCAACACTACTTCCTCAcagctttggaaaaaaaccttgattCAGAGAGAAGCGTCACGTGTCCAACTCTGCTGTTCACACTCAGAGCATTAATTCTTCTGTTGAAATTCGGAAACACGAGTATGTATTTTTGTTACATTGGCACATCCAGGTTTTTTAATCAGACGCTTATACCGAAGCTTTGGTTTCATTCAGCAAAGTCTCCAATCGTGACGTGAGAGATTGCACACCAAGTGTTCCTCTGTGCAATTTGCTTATTCGTTCTCTAGCTTTTCTTATACTAGATATTATTATGATCGATCCATAATTTCAGGTGCCATTTTGACGTTCGTCGTCGCCGCTTTAAAAGGTTTGAACCACCAGTTTGAAGCTGCACTGACTATaacagtacatttactcaacTCAGGTGGGAATTCTATTGTCGGGAGCCgatttgtgtgacattttgttgGAGGCTTttctacaggaaaaaaaaaagaaaagaagaggccAAACAAGCCATCCTCTGTCAAAGAAAGCATCTCTCATCTGTTATCCAGTTTGTTAATGCTTCATTCAAAACAGATCAGCTTGGGGCCacatcagatttattttcagaaGCCTTTGATATATTTTTGAGGAAAACGGATGCAGAGTATCCCATTTACAGTGATCATATTATTCACACAGAATCGGGAGTTAATCCAATTGTCCCCAGAGATGAAATGTCATTATCGTTTCCGCAGGAGAGGCCCCGCGTCCGTCAGCAGCGCGAGGCCTTGAGGAAGATTGTGCTTTAACACTAACTTCAGCAGTTGATTTTAGATTCTCCCTGCGCAAACCTGTGTTTCATATTTGGTTTAGACCGTTGTCTCGTCACATTACCCTCTTTATCATTTGTAGTTGTATTTAGTGAAATACTTTGACGCAGCTTCATTTCCTCACGAACACGATGTGATCACTCCTCCTCTTACACAATATCTCAGCTTTCCTTCGATAGAACCCCGACCCATTTTTACAGTGGTTGCGACGTGTCATCGTGATCAAGACTGACATTTTGCAAGTGTTCGTAAgggtaaacaaaaacaagggcGTTTTTGGCAAAAGTACGGTTGGTCTTCCTGCACAAACAAATCTCTTCTCACTcctgtttaactttttttttttttgcttaaggAAAGCAACGGTAACAGTAACTCTCTTTTGAAAAAatctcttctgttttgttttgggagaATGACTGTGCCTTTGCCAGAAAGTTGCTGttgcttcccccccccacactttctCTGGAAAGCGCAGGGTGTGATGTGGTGTAGAAACTTGTGAAGTGCAATATCTGAGAGACGCCCAGTGCGTCCGCCAGGAGCAGAGGCTTCTGGGTGGATGACGTGTGTGAGAAATGTTTGTAAGTGCTCGTAGactgatgaataataaaaataaaaaattaaaagttccCAGAAAACATGCTGCGTTCGAAAAACCAGGGCTACCACATTTCCCTCCTATTGCTTCATGTCTTCTAATTCTGTGTCATGGTTCAGAATCAAGATAATGTTTGAGAAGATCCCTCCCCCGAGTACCTCAGGTGTCTTTAATCCACAACATCCGttccagcaacacacacacacacacacacacaccttcccgtttgtttatttcttttaaatgtccaATACTGTTCATTCTGTTTGTTAATTTAGCACTGTAAACATTCCAGTTTGACCCAGCTTCCCCCTCAACAGCCAATGAAAAACCACAACAGCTTTTTACTTTCTGTCATTGTGTTTGCATCCTTTTCAGTTATAAGCATctaaattatattaaatatatatatcaactgtatatttgactttttgtaaaataaacctAACCAAAAAAAGATGCGTGGTGACTTTACTTGGTGGATGATGTGGAGACGGGGTTCTGATCAATagaacttcttcttctcacaggGTGTTCTAGTTTGTCTGGTGCAGGAAAAGGCTGGTGGGTTCACGCAAAGCCTGAATCCAAATGTAACGAAACAAATGTAAGATTAAGACGATACAGCTTTCTGATATTTAGAGGTTTTATATAAAGTATTCGTTGAAATCAccaaaaaatcaataaaacactgACTAAGGCTTTACAGCCCAATTATGGAAAGCATCAGTGCATCACTCTGCACACGCAGGGTATTGCGCCATTGCGCGCTGTGAATAAGCCATGATGTCCTCGCTGTGAATAagccatgatgtcatcatttctGGTTAATAGACTCATCAACAGTTACAGAGAAAAGCCCTGGACGCATCATGATGTAATACATCACCTCCCAATACTTACCTCGTGTGGCTTTCAGCTCCAAGCTCAACGATTCCCACTAAAGGTTACTcatgcaaaaaaatgaatgattcaCTCGTTTCTTTGTAATGGGATGTACTGCAAACATAGTATCTGTAGAGCTTTCAATTAACATGTGACGTCTGTGTGTGACGACTGCCCACGATTGAGGTGaaacccacaatgcaatgcgACCACAGTAAGCCATTCAGTTTTTagaactttttttattgtttttaaatttttttgctcattttttaaattatttatattatctACAAAGTAAAAGTTTTAACTTAAAAGTTACACAAGGGTCGGGGTGAGAAGTGGGATCTGATCACCTCAGCCatttataatttcataaataatgtttCTCCTGTCCTCTCGGCTGCCAACACGTGTTTATTTCACAAGAAGCTTCTTGTcatgattcttcttcttctgtctttttttttttagtttggttaGAAACCCATCGTGTACTCTGGAAACAAACTCAGCACAAAGCAGCAGCAATAAACAGTATGATTTATACTGTCTAATAGttggaagattttcttttttttcccataacaAGGTGCAGACAAAATACAAGTTCCAGTTGAAGTCATTCTCTTTTACATACTTGGTAAGCTGACTCAAGTTGGGACCCctgaaagtctgtgtgtgtgtgtgtgtgtgtgtgtgtgtgtgtgtgtgtgtgtgtgtgtgtgtgtgtgtgtgtgtggagatatCTGTATTTGAACAGGGTTTAAATAGGAGGAGTCTTGTCCGTTAAAACTCTAGCTCGTTAAAACATGTCACTGCATCAACCTGTTAACATTCTCTTATTGCCTAGTctgggagggaaggggggagggaggggtgggggagaAAAGCTGATGTGAAGCATGTCTGGTGAggatgaggaaagagaggagagggaggaggactcTCGTTCTCTTCATCACCCAGTTATGAAGGCTCTGGTTGAGAAGCGCGACGCAGAGCGGGGGTCCCTCAGCTCACTGGCGCCCCCTGtctacagctgctgctgatgatgaggcTGCACTGCAGAGACGAAAACAAGATGGAGGGAAATGTGAGGGATTGTCCACAGTTACACAGTGAAAGAAACACTTAAAAGTTATATAATGTCTAGAGAAACAAAGACGGGCGTGTGATTATAATTGATAGAGACCCTAAAAAAATTTGAACCTGTCTCCTCTTCAGTttggaaaaaatgcaaaaaccctgaacatgaatgtaaacatgCAAGACTGTCATCCTTGAACATATTTCGAACACAGGTTATCCTTGgcatctataaaaaaaaaagaaaaagcagagcaAGAGCATCTGCTTTAATGATCATTTACAGCACTTAGAACTCAGTCATCTGCTCCATCAGCCTAATATTACAATACAGCTGGTTATCCGGCATTACCGACTCCACTCTGGGTAGTATAAAGTAATTAAAAAGTTTCCAGTCATCCATGGCTTCACCTCCGTattatattttgtcaaaaaatagGGTGAATTGAGGCAGCTGCCGTCTGGTTCTTCTTGAGAACATGTGTGCACATCATAATAACTTGATTTTCACATGGTGCAAAAATTAATTGTAAAATTAATTGAGTTAATAAACCCCTCTTGTTATGGATTTCTCATATGGACGCCTACATATACACATACTCAGTATAAACAATAGCTAGTGAGATACATATATGTTTCCCCGACTTCACACCTGCAGGAGGGTACAggtttataaaaataaacatacctTGTGGATGTGCCAGGTAGGAGAAATGTGTGGTGGAGGAAACAGGGATGGGATTGAGGGCATTCTGAGGCATTTGTGGCTGCGGGCCCCCCGGTGGCCCCTGGGTGGCCATCAGCATCATCGTAGGGTGGTTGGGCGCCGGGTGGTGAGACTGAACCATACCAGACTGCATATGGGCCTGAGTGTGAGCCAGCGGACAAGAGACACGTTAACGAAAGAGAGCAACGACATCCACAACGCCGGTCCATGTGGGAGCAACATGAATAGATAATAACAGATATGGATGGAATAAAGTTTAAAGAACCACTTGTCAGTTTCACATTTCCATGTCCTGGCTCGAGCTCCATACTTTTACACAACGACAGAGATTTGactctttaaagctacagtgtgtaatatttagaagaacttatcacagaaattgaatatattgtccaacaaagaactgatgttttttcgtcagCTGTGAATgagtttgaattttaaaatattgtacATTGTATTTAAGTGCTATGATAAATTAAATGATTATTCACAGTGGAAAAAGTTGAccgagttttgtttttccttgatGAGTGAGCTGTGAACCACTAAAACAATTATATCCACTGTAACTGGAGAAAGCGAGATACTCAGTACAAAGGAAACTCGGTTACACTGCCGAAAAATATCCACTGCATTTGCAGCTTCCGGAACACCCAGATATGACCCATTCATAAACGCCTATTGGAACCGATCCCAGATTTTCCTCACTCCCACATTTAAAATCCcgaaacaggaaacactgccAATCTGATTTACTTGGCTTGGAGTTTATTCTGGATGTTGTCCAGGCAACGGATAGTAGGTCGTGACCTACCTGCTGCATGTGTGCCATGTGGTTGGGGTTGTAGCCATGCTGCACTTGCTGCGGGTGGATATAGACGGTCTGCTGGGCAGAGGGGAACGATGCCTGGGGAGACTGAGGGTTGGGCCCCGGGGTCATGGAGGGGGGCGTGGGGGCCAAGGCCGAGTACATCTGCTGCTGTGGGGCCTGGTTGGCCAGGTGGAGGGCCTGGGCTGCTGCAGCCGCTACAACGAATAAAGACACGCAAATTGAAAACACAGTGCATGACTGGAGAGTTTCATTTGTATATATCCAGCTACGAAAGTGATGTGTACAGGGACTGAAGTGACTTCAGAAGCCAAATCCCAGCTTCCACGATCGCGACGtaatcacctgctgctgcctgctggtgCTGAGGGTGCTGGACTGGGCTGGCAGCTGGATGGTTAGGAGGACCTCCATGCTGAGGGGGTCCACCCTGCTGGCCTTGGCCTGTAGGCGTGGCAGAGGGCTGGGGGTGCTGTGGGTGATGGTGCAAGGTGGCGCTGTGGTGGGAGTACTGTTGAGGCATCGGCCCCGGAGACACTGAGTAGACAAATACAAGAGTATTAAAAACAGTACACACAACACTGCCAGCACATTCTAGCCCACTGCATAATCATCTGAACATACACACGAGAGGTGGTCAGACGTACCATACatggtgtgtgtctgctctgggTACTGTGTAGTCGAAGAGGAGACGAGGCCTGGTTGGCCGTGCGTGGGAGGTGCCATCATCCTGGCACTCCCCTGCATTACTGGACTAAACACATGCTGCGCCTGGGGGACACACAAGAGACTCACAATGTCGGCATGTGACCCTTTTtggtacaaaaaataaattagcgtcaaacataaaatatttaaaatggcCTAGTACCAAAAGAGTCTTGGTCTGATCAGAAAtgttattcatttaaaatgcaaagtTTTGACAGTATACCATTAAGGCAACACTCATGAGTGGTCTTTCATGTTGAAACTAACATTTAAAAGGCTGGCTTCTTctgtttaatataaaataaaatatttataggaaaacatatttacatttctcaGACTAAAAGTAATAATTTTCACTACTGGAAACGTGGGATGTGGTATTGTCAAGAATAACGTACATGTCTTAAAATACCAAACGctacagaacaaagaaaaaggctTATAATTTTCGCAAGTTttgttcaaaaatatttttttacttaaagtAATTGCAGTGAAATTAGTGCCGAGTAAAGTTGGTTACGTGTCTTTCTTCCCTTGTCATGATTTAGACTGAACCGTGTGGTCAGTTTCAATGATGGCAACATCAGTAAAAACTGATATTGCTGATGTGCTGTCATGTGAAGGGACAGAGTAAATCTTACCTGCGACTGGTAATGAGTCATCTGCTGGACCAGTGGCTGACTGGTGAACTGCTGCGGGCTGCAGGTGAAGTACTGGGCAGAGTAAGCGGGGCTCTGTGCTACGATGGGTGGTCCTGCTGCCGTCACCTGGTGCATCATGGTGGGTGTGCCTTGCGGGTGGTGCTGGTCTGACCTCTGCTGGGGCATGTTGGGTACTGGAGATACACGCGGAGACATTTACATTAACATCCCGAATATCTAGACAGAATCACAGGTGAGTGAGGAAAAACTGTGACtacttttaaaagaaacacttttttttatgaattgagCTGAACATAAACGGATAAGACATTTCTGGTGTGAAAGTAATTTCTGAAGCCTTTTATTTAGTGAGTGAACTGTGAAATACTTTGAGTTGATGCACGTAAAGAAATATTGGATTTACAGTTCAAGGGAATGCAAGTGAAACTATTTCTTCACATTATGCCAACTTCAGTTTCTAATAGTTCTTGTAAACActgcaggaggatgaggtgTAATATCATGTACCATTTATAGCTGTATTGTTTTGCTTCTGCCACTGTTTATACTATCACTGGTATTTATTGTGCATGTTCATTCCTGCGCCCGCACAGCATATCATTTCCACTCTGGGATAATAAAGTTTATCAGTGAATCAACAGGGTCAAACGGTCGCATTTCCTGTCAAACTCAAGCACCCTGGAGGAATCATTTTCCCCTGGcagtttcaggttttttttccagctcctcGTGTCATTCTGGGATCTGTAATTCCTGTCTACTTAACAGATGATGTGTTCGCCAGCAGTCTGCAAAGACGTCAGCAGAAGTTTTCTAAAAATCTTTATTGTAGCAATGACACATGATAGTTAAGCCAACAGAAACTCACCAATGTTAAAAAAACGGGTCTTCCTCAACACTTTTTTAGGATGACTAAAAAACTCCCTATCCTAGGATCAGAACGGATACAAAAACTCATATTGCTATAATCTTAACTAAATGTAACTTCTCTGTCCAAAGAGAAATCTAGGGCCCAAATAGTAAGGCCaatacagatttatttaatAAGCGTCAGCGAGGtgggaaaaacagaaactagGGAAAGCAGTAGTTATTCTCACCTTTACCTGGTCTGTAGGGTTTAGACTGGCTGACCGTCATATGAGGCATCTGAACCTGGTACATAGCTGGAGACTGCAGGAAGGAGGGGAACGAGAACAGCAGATGAAGTGAACATAGTTTTTAGTTGATCACATCAGGGGACTTCAGTATTATGTTTCATTAAGAATGAAAACCAGCCCCCCACTAAAAATACAGGTGGATTTGTGCATCTCTGTGTGGGACAACTCCTACCACCTGTCTGTGGGGCTGGACATCAACTATTCATCTCATAACTGTTGCTTTAGAAGCAAACATGAATATTATTTGAAATACctgtatgtgcatgtgagtTTATGGGAATCATCTCTTACCTGGGGACATGCATTTTTCTAGGCCTGTCTATCATTTGGTGTTTCTCAGGTGAGTACAATGAACCAAATACTGCTTATCATCCTTAACTCCATAATATTATACACCATGCATTTCTATTAAAAACAgtactgcagcaaaaaaaaaaagaggcttaaCCTCCCATTAGCTTACAGTCATTCGTTTGGTAAACAGATGAAACCAATAGTGAAGCTGTAAGTCCATCTGTGACGACAGTTTCAAATGAATTGCAATAAGAAGTTGGCAAACCAACATCTCATGAAATCAATTCAACAAGCAAGCAAAACATCTCAGTACTTAttgggcttaaaaaaaatagaaatcttCACAAACCTTCCATATTATGCTTTTCTAatggagcgggagagagaggaggagggggagaaaaggaaaaacagaaccACTCTTTAGTTGTTCACCAAGTTATATTATCGTTTACATGAGTCTGATGTTGGATCACCAAGTTTTTCTTAAAGCAACACAGGAACAAATAAAGATTCACGACAAAACATATAATGGCTTTCATCAAAAAtatgctaaaaaaaactttcaataAGTGCTATGAGAGTGATTCAAAATCTCAGTTTGACATCATATTGTTTAATATAagtcctttttaaaaactacaatcATTTTACCtagaaattcaaataaataaaataattcagacAAACAACAGTCTGGAAGATGACAGACGaaggaaaagtgacaaaaaaggATGCACATGATCTGCACATTGgtgtacaaagaaaaaacaaaaaacaaaaatggtgcgATTTTTCcttatgaaaaatgaagaaaataaatgtggagaAAGTCGTGATGACATGCGTTAAAGATGAATGactgaaggaaaaataaaacaataaaaaaatgatgatgacaaacaaaagcaaacatgttGGGAGCTGATGGTTGTTAGTCAGGGATCCattgaaatgaacatttcatttcaaactcaTTCAATGATGTGAATCAGTGTTTCATTGATTATCCATGCTGCACATTTTAGCAGGCAgctgtgtgtctcacctgcacTCCAGGGCTGACGGGTGTGAGTGGATACATTTGGGGGAAGCAGACCGTCTGGCCGTAGACAGTCTGGGGCTGCTGGACAACGATGGAGGGGCTGGGCTGGCCCTGAGGCCGGGGGGGTGTCGGGGTGTTGGCTGGTTTGGGCTGATGAGGCATATAAAGAGAGACACAGCACAGagatatatgaataaaataaataaataaagagtaCTAACAATCTTAATTTGTGGTATTTAAACTGTGCAGCCAGCAGCTCGACATACAGACCTGTGTGTTGAACCTCGGTTTGAATTCATTGGCGTTTGGGTTCAGGGTTGATTTTCTCACTtgactgcaggaggagaagcaacAGTGAACAAGTTGACATTTAAAGGATCCGTCTGGAATCATTTGCATCATTAGATTTATCTCATCGTCGACAAATAAACGTCagcaaaaattattttaaaaatgactaaatAGTGTCCCCACGGGAGTCGCAAGAACATTTCTGGGGTCGCCAGATGGTTGTTGGGAAAAACCCccaatatatattcaaaataaaatgacatattttagaCTTGGAATTGTTTTACAATTTCTGCTTCAGAATGGATGATAATGAGTGTTTGAGAGAGTTAAAGTATATGTGCACATGAGCACACACCAGCCTGGCTATTCTGGTGGATTGCGACTCGAAAATGTTGAGGACCACTGCCCATGTGATTATTTCTGGCAgcaaaatgtgtatgtgtgattgaACACACTACAATGCCCACGTCCATGATGATGAAGGAACACAATGGAGCTCTATGGCACGGAAGAATAAAATAGCAGGCTGTGACTACACAGTAAATTCTTGGATTTGTTGATAATAACAAAAACCCATTATCACCAGACTTAGCATGTACAGGCGCCCCTCTCTTCCACTCACTCTTGTACggcctccttcttctcctccttctcttcatgcTTGAACGTGGACGTGGCTGTTGTCTGAACCCCCTGCGATGTCACATCCAGCCCTGCCCTCTTTTGGTCCAGGGCTGAGGGAGACGGGGACAGTGCAGCAGGGCTGCCGGGCTTACTCGTGTTTGtggcagaggtggagggagcGGGGACACCGCCGGGTGTTCCAGCGGCAATCACTACAACGCCCTCGTCAGTGCCCTCCCGTGCCCCTGTGGAAACTTTGTCCAGGGGGAGGTCTTTAGGCTTGTCTGCCGGATCTCTGGGTGGCTTGGTCGTCATCTGGTCAAAGGCAGGCTCTGGGTTTGAACTAGACTGCAActgaagggggggaaatgaaaagaagagtTAAAGGCGGCAGACACAAGCTCTACTGCAGCCAAATTAACTTGCGGTTAGTTATATCAGAATGTCACCAATTTTATGTCGTATGAACCAAAAAGATACTCACCCTAAAATCTACACtaaatttctttaaattgtctatttgttttctgtggtcTGGGGGCATAGAAGGTGGTCCTGTTAGGTGGGTAGGGAGAGAAAGGCATCATGAGGTTTTCAGAAAGGattattatatttcaaaaacagCTAAATACAGAATCTTTGTGATACAACCCATTTTTCTGATGCCTGACGCAGTGTTTTCTGAAgcaaatgtatgtaatgtacaCTGTACCTTTACAGACTGGTCTGGTGATACTAGGTGAGCTGTCCAAGGGCTTGATGTTCTCCTTGTTCGCCGTGGGGGATGTTTGTCTCGTCTCCTGAACACGACACTCTTTAGctatataaaacagaaaaaaaaatgaactgtccGGTTACCTCTAACATAAAATGCAGAGCAAGCATTTGTAAACAGTGCTTCTGATAGTGACAGAACCGGCACTAACGCATATCTGAGAACACACAGATCAAGTATCAAGTATTTCATATCATTCCCTCAGTCAttctctttctatctatcttagGGTGGGTTCACTTTAAGCTTACCATCTCCTGACGGAGAGGCGACCATGTTGGGAGCGGGGCTAGCAGCAGTCGGAGAGGAAGCTGATGTGGGTGTGGCAACAGTTTCCACAGGAGTGGTTCCTGTCTGTGGTGACGGGAGGGAAGAGGAGCCAGGGGAGGCTCCACCCATGCTATTCTGTCGAGGGGAGCGAGGTCTGTGAGCTGAGGATGTAAGACACCAGACTTTAGTggtcacaaaagaaaatgcaatcTCATTCTAAGTTAcccattttttatatactggCCAACATTAGAGGACAAGTACTCAAATTATTTCTGTTAAGATGTTTATATCTATTAATACCACaatgttttacaaaacaatGCAGGGCCCTTCAGAACAGGTTATCCAGTGATTCTGAAATCTGAACTAATGTCCTGTCTCCTTTGCAGATATTTTCCACTGTGAGATATCTGTGATTGTGATATGTTTGGAAATGTATCACAACGGAAACACACCCAGAGtagagaatttttttaaatagcgtAAGGAACTGtaccgtcgccaagtgctttgctcattgtgggatttgttgggttttccctataatactgtaatattgacctccctatgtaaagtgccttgagacaatgtatgttgtgatttggcactatacaaataaaattgaattgaattgaattctaCCTCCGCTAACCACTGAAGACCATGTCCCTCCAGAGGAGCTGCTCCTGGTTGGTGCTGTCACTGGGACCTCTCCGGCGGCATTGTGGGAAATTAAGTCCACTCCTGGTGGGACACCGGGGGTCCGGCAGGGTGGCACTCTGTGCGCACGAGGTGTCCGCTGGGATTTGGGAGACATCCTGGGTGGACCTGTGGATGAAGGCGGACAGGGTTCCATTAACAGACAGCGGAGGTGAGGTAAACACACTGAACAGCCTGTGTTTCCAACCATCCCACTGTGGTTTCTCTGTGAAGCTCAGCTGTGTCCCtcagaaaaaacccaaacatctgTACC
It includes:
- the atxn2 gene encoding ataxin-2 isoform X1; translated protein: MSMKAGGNRSKPGGGSAAGAPASGAGGSGGGRQNLGRGRHSGKGPAAVIFNGVYANMRMVHVLTSVVGTKCELKVKNGAVYEGVFKTYGPECDLVLDAAHRKSPEPSIGPRKEDIVESIIFKASDVVVVTFKDVDLSFAKKVSSDTDNFTDAAVSGRINGEHKEKDLEPWDGGETHNSDSLESLDTDVSNGWDPNDMFKYNEEKYGVLSTYDSSLSTYTVPLERDNSEEFLKREARAAQLAEEIEASATYKARVALENDERSEEEKYTAVVRGEREPHTLSSRENKYIPPGQRNREAMSWGPGRQNSPRLAQSSAGPSAPRPGPHDYSPNSGPDQRVVNGGSSHWPSPCPSPSSRPPSRYQSGPSSLPPRATTPTRPPSRPPSRPSRPPSHSSHPSYPSSSSSFSHHGPTSPASTLPKRMSSEGPPRMSPKSQRTPRAHRVPPCRTPGVPPGVDLISHNAAGEVPVTAPTRSSSSGGTWSSVVSGAHRPRSPRQNSMGGASPGSSSLPSPQTGTTPVETVATPTSASSPTAASPAPNMVASPSGDAKECRVQETRQTSPTANKENIKPLDSSPSITRPVCKGPPSMPPDHRKQIDNLKKFSVDFRLQSSSNPEPAFDQMTTKPPRDPADKPKDLPLDKVSTGAREGTDEGVVVIAAGTPGGVPAPSTSATNTSKPGSPAALSPSPSALDQKRAGLDVTSQGVQTTATSTFKHEEKEEKKEAVQDQVRKSTLNPNANEFKPRFNTQPKPANTPTPPRPQGQPSPSIVVQQPQTVYGQTVCFPQMYPLTPVSPGVQKSIIWKSPAMYQVQMPHMTVSQSKPYRPGKVPNMPQQRSDQHHPQGTPTMMHQVTAAGPPIVAQSPAYSAQYFTCSPQQFTSQPLVQQMTHYQSQAQHVFSPVMQGSARMMAPPTHGQPGLVSSSTTQYPEQTHTMYVSPGPMPQQYSHHSATLHHHPQHPQPSATPTGQGQQGGPPQHGGPPNHPAASPVQHPQHQQAAAAAAAAQALHLANQAPQQQMYSALAPTPPSMTPGPNPQSPQASFPSAQQTVYIHPQQVQHGYNPNHMAHMQQAHMQSGMVQSHHPAPNHPTMMLMATQGPPGGPQPQMPQNALNPIPVSSTTHFSYLAHPQVQPHHQQQL